One genomic segment of Impatiens glandulifera chromosome 6, dImpGla2.1, whole genome shotgun sequence includes these proteins:
- the LOC124942166 gene encoding putative disease resistance protein RGA3, with product MAEAALISGLLSNLSPLIQDQFSLFWSFKKEVQKLSGTLSSISAVLEDAERKKDKDKQTEDWLRKLKDVAYEVRDIMDECTYEDLRLQVNRRNASSSTRIKVTNSITHPFISTWTRLKVGHKIKDVQEKVNLISLERQTLHLRESIHDKFTSRWRETISLSSCNKVYGRDIEKKNIIDILVNNTSGACVDKKLSVLPIVGIGGLGKTTLAQTVFNDEEISKHFETKIWVCVSDEFDIQLVMRAILEEKAEARSEELQKKVREKLSGKRYLIVLDDVWNENLEAWDQLRSILDCGSNGAFVLTTTRKRNVAKIMETIQHIQISLLSDEDCWLLFEERAFMCGTPKTPNFVDIGKEIAKKCKGVPLVAKTFGGQLGFKNDINEWCKIRDNEIWKISQNEESDLLPILRLSYYELPYHLRRCFVFCAIFPKDAEIKKEILIQLWMAHGLIPKDNIQEVEDVGNTIWKHLCWRSFFQDEKSYRYGIYETCKMHDLMHDLAQSVMKDECYTMEANSSSDGLRREIRHVSAMVDEFVKTSVRSLKKIGGLQSLMLNGRDVYGNVTQQICLSVLKELLALRVLELSCNVQYQDLRYMGCLKHLRYLDISGNDEITTLPDSICDLLNLQTLKLNYCSNLESLPRNTKALISLRHLYLKGCDELKYMPRGMGKLKHLKTLSLFVISNKEKDCQLDELKELNIGGSLKLKNLGRVNDTSMKRGISMAKKTNINELELEWRSDYEDDEGKSTRDEKIGEALEVSTARLKILIMRGYKGVNPPKWVGNVNTIANNSVDNEMIVLFPLLENLSIWRMKNLRELVSPSCWSTRAFPNLCTLKISGCPKLGALPLHLKSLKNVGVIGECSDELLYSISNLNGTLTSLYLNELNNDVEHIFTVNNNMNGIEVVLFPLLEELVINGMKNLRELVSPSCWSTGAFPNLWRMTIAYCPKLGALPPHLKSLKDITVWGECSDELLYSISNLSALTHLRIENMKERSVLFGTDYMALLFEAQIVGGGVRSTFQSLQSLYIRECKKLRCLFDEGMISKISGCQNKHFINSLTELDISYCPELMISVEEFGNLNINNSLQRLRILYCPKLVSSEEADDVMALLHSLYTRLGHEKFRVFPLHKT from the coding sequence ATGGCTGAAGCAGCTCTAATCAGTGGATTGCTTTCAAACTTGTCACCTCTGATTCAGGATCAATTCTCGTTGTTTTGGAGTTTTAAGAAGGAGGTTCAAAAGCTATCCGGCACGCTATCTTCGATTAGTGCCGTTCTTGAGGATGCAGAAAGAAAGAAGGACAAGGACAAACAAACGGAAGATTGGTTGCGGAAGCTCAAGGATGTGGCGTATGAGGTTCGAGACATCATGGACGAGTGCACCTATGAAGATCTTCGTCTTCAAGTCAACAGGCGTAATGCCTCCTCTTCAACCCGAATCAAGGTAACCAACTCAATAACCCATCCTTTTATCAGCACTTGGACACGTCTAAAAGTTGGTCACAAAATTAAGGATGTTCAAGAGAAGGTTAACCTAATTTCTTTAGAGCGCCAAACGTTACATTTGCGTGAATCTATTCATGACAAATTTACTAGTCGTTGGCGTGAAACCATATCTCTTTCTAGTTGTAATAAAGTATATGGGAGAGATATagagaagaaaaatattattgatattctGGTCAATAATACATCTGGTGCTTGTGTTGATAAAAAACTATCTGTTCTACCCATTGTTGGAATTGGGGGTCTTGGTAAAACAACACTTGCCCAAACGGTCTTCAACGATGAGGAGATTTCTAAGCATTTTGAAACCAAAATATGGGTTTGTGTTTCTGATGAATTCGATATTCAATTGGTGATGAGAGCCATCTTAGAAGAAAAGGCGGAAGCACGCTCAGAAGAATTGCAGAAAAAAGTTAGAGAAAAATTGAGCGGAAAAAGATATTTGATTGTATTGGATGATGTTTGGAATGAAAACCTTGAGGCATGGGATCAGTTGAGATCTATCTTGGACTGTGGATCAAATGGTGCGTTTGTTCTTACCACGACACGGAAAAGAAATGTGGCAAAAATTATGGAAACGATTCAACATATTCAGATATCATTGCTCTCTGACGAGGATTGTTGGCTGCTCTTTGAAGAGCGTGCATTTATGTGTGGGACACCAAAAACTCCAAACTTTGTTGATATTGGAAAAGAAATAGCTAAAAAATGTAAAGGCGTTCCCTTAGTTGCCAAGACATTTGGAGGTCAATTGGGCTtcaaaaatgatataaatgaatGGTGTAAAATAAGAGATAATGAGATATGGAAGATATCTCAAAATGAAGAATCTGATCTCTTGCCTATTCTAAGGTTGAGTTACTATGAACTCCCTTATCATTTGAGAAGATGTTTTGTATTTTGCGCTATATTTCCCAAAGATGCTGAAATAAAAAAGGAGATATTAATCCAATTGTGGATGGCCCATGGTTTAATTCCTAAAGATAATATCCAAGAAGTGGAAGATGTTGGGAATACAATTTGGAAGCACCTGTGTTGGAGATCCTTTTTTCAAGACGAGAAATCATATCGGTATGGAATATACGAAACATGTAAGATGCACGATCTTATGCACGATCTTGCCCAATCTGTTATGAAAGATGAATGTTATACGATGGAGGCTAATAGCTCAAGTGATGGTTTAAGACGAGAAATTCGTCATGTATCGGCAATGGTTGATGAATTTGTCAAAACATCAGTTCGTTCTCTTAAGAAAATTGGAGGGTTGCAATCACTAATGCTCAATGGAAGAGATGTTTATGGAAATGTCACACAGCAGATTTGTTTGAGTGTCTTGAAGGAACTTTTGGCTTTACGTGTCCTTGAATTGAGCTGCAATGTGCAATATCAAGATTTGCGTTATATGGGATGTCTAAAACATCTTAGATACTTAGACATTTCCGGTAATGATGAGATAACAACATTACCTGATAGTATTTGTGATCTCTTGAACTTACAGACTTTGAAACTCAACTATTGTTCTAATCTTGAAAGTTTGCCCAGAAATACAAAAGCCCTTATTAGCCTACGACATCTTTATTTGAAGGGTTGtgatgaattaaaatatatgcctAGAGGGATGGGGAAATTGAAACATCTGAAGACGTTAAGCTTGTTTGTGATAAGCAACAAGGAAAAAGACTGCCAATTAGATGAATTAAAAGAATTGAATATTGGCGGATCATTGAAATTGAAGAACCTTGGAAGAGTTAACGATACATCTATGAAAAGAGGGATAAGTATGGCTAAAAAGACGAATATCAATGAATTGGAGTTGGAATGGAGATCTGATTATGAAGATGATGAGGGAAAGAGTACTAGAGAtgagaaaattggtgaagctctAGAAGTTTCAACGGCAAGGTTGAAGATTTTGATAATGAGGGGTTACAAAGGTGTGAATCCCCCTAAATGGGTGGGCAATGTGAATACTATTGCTAATAATAGCGTTGACAATGAAATGATAGTACTATTCCCTTTGTTAGAGAATTTGTCTATTTGGAGAATGAAGAATTTGAGGGAATTGGTGTCACCTAGCTGTTGGAGTACTAGAGCATTCCCTAATCTATGCACGCTGAAGATATCTGGTTGCCCAAAGTTAGGGGCCTTGCCACTACATCTTAAATCACTCAAAAATGTAGGTGTTATTGGTGAATGTTCAGATGAATTGTTATATAGCATCTCGAATCTTAATGGTACTCTCACAAGTCTGTATcttaatgaattgaataatgATGTGGAGCACATATTCACCGTCAACAACAACATGAATGGAATTGAAGTAGTATTATTCCCTTTATTAGAGGAACTTGTTATTAATGGAATGAAGAATTTGAGGGAATTGGTGTCACCTAGTTGTTGGAGTACTGGAGCATTCCCTAATCTATGGAGGATGACCATAGCTTATTGTCCAAAGCTAGGGGCCTTACCACCTCATCTCAAATCACTCAAAGATATAACTGTTTGGGGTGAATGTTCGGATGAGTTGTTATATAGCATCTCAAATCTTAGTGCTCTCACTCATCTCCGcattgaaaatatgaaagaaagaAGTGTTTTATTTGGAACTGATTATATGGCATTATTGTTTGAAGCACAAATAGTAGGAGGAGGAGTACGCTCAACTTTCCAATCTCTTCAATCTCTGTATATTAGGGAGTGCAAGAAGTTAAGGTGTTTGTTTGATGAGGGAATGATATCAAAGATTAGTGGCTGCCAAAACAAACACTTCATCAACTCTCTCACGGAATTGGATATTAGTTATTGTCCGGAGTTGATGATATCAGTTGAGGAATTTGGAAAcctcaatattaataattcactaCAGAGATTGCGTATCTTGTATTGTCCTAAGTTGGTGTCTTCAGAAGAAGCGGACGATGTTATGGCACTCCTGCATTCCCTTTACACAAGACTTGGTCATGAGAAGTTCAGAGTATTCCCTTTACACAAGACTTGA